The genomic stretch ACATTCATTGCTGACTGAAAAAGATTAGTGCTGCTTTGCACGACCAGCTCACTTCCAAACCATACCCGCCCcaaaatggaaaaatatGCAGGTCGGACTTAAGAATCCAATTGGATAAGTTTTGGTGTAAACAGGAAGAGTGTAAAACTGCAGTACTTACTTATATAGGGAAAGAGTTATTCACGTTCATTTCTAACCGTGAAACCTTGTTCATAGATGTTGTTAAACTAGTTTTTTAAACTCAATttccattttcaaatatcaTTAGACTTAACATCATCTAAGTAAGAGCTAACTAATCTGTTACCTTCATGAACCAACTACTATAAATTACGTAGGGAAAATAGTTTGTTCTACAATTGAGTCAAATACCAACAACTTCATGACAAAAGATATCTAACCTGCACTTTTTAATGGGCATAAAACTTCATTTATtctgcttttttttttggcttaTTATCCGTGTACACAAACATACAGTACTGCTCAGTCCTCGTTGATTCCGTTTGGTTTGGAGAATTTCAATCTCATCACACCGTCACTAAGAATTCTTTGACCCCAATTACCTGCAGCTGGATCACCAGTTTCGTCTCTGCACTGTTTGAGGAATGGAAGTAAAGATGTACCACCTGTAcctctttcttctttctttttacgTGCAAGACCAGATCTTAATGTGGAGGAAGAACCCATCTTTTCAGTTTTCTTTGCTTGCAAAACGACATAACGAGTAACAATCTGTATATGTTTATCTCTAAACAGTTTCAACATGGCAAGACATGCGTCGTATGACAATACCAATTCTGGATGAGAATCTTTGTGGTCCAAAACATACTGGTTTATGTTGGTGATTTCCTGGATTTTTGACAAGAATTTTTGGTGGTTGCCTGGCATATATTCTCTCATTTCGTTCATAAACCCATTTTCAGCACCAACACCAGTACTGGCTTTGAATGGCAATGGCCTTTCCCCAGTTGAATAATGCTTTACACCAAGTAAAATGTCCAAGAACTGAATTAATGAACTTTGAGCGTTGGAACCACCAGCATAGTTTCTGACAGTTTTCTCCTCTCCATAGTAAACACCTTTAAGCCCCACCTCGGTCATGTTTTTCCACCCAGCCAAGTATGGTCTGATTCTGAAATAAAATACATGAGGATCACACATTTCTTCCATTTTCATAAGCACAGACCCAAGACTATCAATAGCTTCTGCAAGCTGTTGCAAGTTTTCAACCAATCCTTTGGTGTTATTGTCGTAAGCACATTTAATAGCATCTAAACCAGTAGTAATAGCCAACGCACCCTTGTGTTCAAAATATACACTCACCAAATAGAACCAACTCTCGTCAATTGAACCAGTGAATGTGTTTATAGTTGTCAAATTGTCCAAATCCCATATATCATCGCTAGGcataatttgtttaaaattCCAAAGACAAAGACTAGCGTAGGTTGCTATTGGCGGTAATCCGAGATGGTCGGAAACTTTTATCCATGGTGTGGCGATCTGGGAAGGTAATTTATCGGTTGGTGTGTCGGTTCCCCAAATATAAGCATGAGCAAGGAACCCTAATATTTGGTAAGCTCTGCGGTATTCTTCGTCGGAGGTAAGGTGAGTGGTTTCTAATACTGGGAGTTTATCTATGATTGCTCTAATACGTTTTGTGAGTATTAATGAAGGAAGGTTGTTTACTATATTTTCCCATGGCTGGTAGTACTCTTGTGGGAGTCGTTCTAAAGGAAGTTTCGAAGGAAGGAACCCTGAGTTGGGGAACACATCgaattcttcaatatttgGGATAGTcattggtgaaaaaaaaaaaatataaaaaagaaagtggtgcaacaaaaaagaaatttttataaCGTTTCCCGTTTTATCCCTAACTCTAATAGCTTTGCGAAAGCGGAGGAAAAGTCGTGAAAAAACTTTGGTTCGTCCTTTGCATAGATTTCAACCCAGTGCAAGTACGACTTATCTCTTATCAACTCCATGTCGGTGTTTAGCATTATAAGCGATTTATCGGCATTAAAGTATTGTGTCTTGCCAGTTTCTGGGACTTCACCCTGACTCCATGTTTCATTAAGCAATACCACATAAAATTGGTTTGAGAAGGTTTTGGGAGTTCTGGTCCATTTACCTTCCCAGCCACTAAACCGTTTATGACATCGACCTACACCATGAGCGCCTATTAGAGCCACTGTTTGCTGGTCATTGTATCCTAATCTTGTAAATGTTTTCCGTATATGATTTGCATCTTTATCAGCAAATGGCAACAACCCATTGGAAGGTGTACATCTATCGTTTGTATAATCAACTCTACCACTTTTCCAGATAATTGTCGGGCCGCCCATATATTCTATAGCAACTTTTCCTGCTAATGTCCACAAGTCAGCGTACGAAATTGCTGGGTACCGTTGTTTTATTGGTTCTAATGCTGCACGAGCTATGTCCAATCCATAGTTCCCTTCATCAGTTATTTCAGGAACGAATCTCATTGTGGCACCATTAGACCCACCAGTGTTGGTAGTCATGTCATATGTAGCGCAACAATGCCAAGCAAGACGAAGGATAATTGGCGCTAAGGAACCGTCGTCGTAATTGTTGATCGAAAGTACTGTGGTGATTTCCTGGATTATTTTCTCATATGGAGGAGGGAGAATGAGTGGAGGTGGGGTTGTTAGTAATGGTGATAGAATGGCAAGTATGATATTTCTGATATAACTTCGAATCATGATTGGCAGCCAAAATATGGTTTCAACAGAAggggaaaaaaataaacgCCAAATACAATTTTACGTTGTCAAATACAATAAAACTCTGTCtagaaaaagagagagTGAAATGCATTAAATAAACACAATTATGTACTTGAATAGTATACTTTCCTCCCTTTACCTCATAGACGCAGGTTGGTAAGCATATGAGCTGTCTCAgcaaaaatattatttgaacTCTAATTTGAGGATCAAGATCATATTCATGATAGTTGTTCAATCAAGTTTACACCAGCAAATGTACCTCTTTACACTAGCACCATTATTCCAAATGATCCGGAAATCGAGCTGTTGTTGCAAGAATTTTCAAAGAGTTTCTGGAAATGTCTTTGGTTGTGTTCGTACTTAAAAAGGTTCTAAACTAAACACCTCAAACGATGCATACTGAATACTTATCATAGTATATTAGAATAGCAACTACAAGAAAATGGTCATCTCGATAGTGGGCTACAGTCTACATTTCTACACATTTTATATCAATCTGACCTCCAGAATTTGATTTGcaactatttttttttcttttcaccAATTATAGTGTTCGCTatatgaattgaaatcGAATGTGATACCTGCGAAGGAAAAACAACtgtattatattttgtaCTTACATCTATAGAAAATATACAATCTCATACCTTGAGGATTCTACTGTTTATATAATAGAAAATTCTTCTCATAGTAGACTGAATTATCCATCTGAATTATCAATCCACTTATTCCATCATCAAGTAATAGATTGGTGTATTGTTTTCTTCAGTACAATCACTGCCATTATGCAATGCTAGTTTATTGTTCATAGTTAGCCATATTGTACGCCCTAATTCGAACAAAGAGAGCCCTGTATatggttgtggttgtcTATTCTGCCTTACACTAGcttattgttgataattcGCCATGTTGCACATCCTAATTTTGAACACTATAGAGAGATTTCCCAGCCCGGTTAAACGTCAATGCTGAGACAGAATTCGATCGTCAATGCCCAGGGTGCAAGGTGAAAAGTTTTCGTAGAaaatttgttcttttcttcAAGCTGCTTTTAAAAAGGAGGAGGTTCAAGTGGTTTAAGTACSACGGTCACWAAGATTGCGGCTTATGAGGCCCGAACTGAGTTGaaatacaccaagaagataTAATTATATACCTTAGTTGTCTAGATTGTTTTATAACATATTTTTCAAGTGTTTGAATTCATGTGtgaattgttgttgataatactgattaaaaatgaaagaacTTCATCATCAGTCATATCTTCAAAAAAGTTGTCTAATCGTGAAGGACTGAAAGCAACAATACCAGAACTTGCATTATGCCAAACAATAGCAAATAACTAACCAAAACGATGAGACGAACCAGTAGCAAATATTGTCCCGATATTAACAGGAAGAAAACCAACGATTCTAAAAGGACCCAGCAAGCTATCTCCAATACAAGTTAAACCCAAACCACGAATTTCAGCAACTGTACCAGTATTTCTCCTAACATTTCTAACATCAGAACCATTATCCAGATCACTATATACTTCAACAAGAGAACTATTTTCAACCAAAGATTCAGCATCATCATCCAGCTCATATTCAGAAAAACTATCACCATTTAACAAATTTCCATCacaatcaaacaaattagAGTCACCCAAATATTCAAGACCAAAAGTTGTACCAGTATTAGCATTAATATTATCAGTAGTAccaacaattaaaaaatcaGGAATTTGACATGGGACAAAAAAAGCAATATCATTCAAAAAGGCATAAGAGTACTTAGGTTTCGGATTAATAGTAACTTGACAACAGACATAAACTGGAGCaggaaaaacaaatgattCGAGAGTTAATAATTCATGTGGTAAAACTGGGAATGGTAATCCTAAATTGGAGATTACAAAAGTTTAGTTAGCACCTTAAATAGAACTGTGAATTTAATagtaacaattttttttttttttttttttgtcaatgGGCGAGGATTGAGCTATAATTATACTATTTTGTCTGTTCAAAAACACGAAATAACATTGTAAGAAATAACCTTTACACATATTAATCACTTGGTTGCATTTGAGAATACTACAATAGAATGCTTTTGTTAGAGAGAATTTTCTAGTTTTAAAACCCTCGTTTAGTTGCtttgtaaattttctttccaGTGGACCAGACACCCTTTTCCCGATGCCAGATCACTCTTGGTGAAATACTGTGGAAATAAATAAGACTTTCTTCTCTTCAATAAGTGTGGCAATTGTAGAGTCTATTTTATAGATGTGGTTAAAGGAAATCGGTAAACCCAATCACATTGGCCACCAAGAATTTAGACATCAGTAAAGTTGGTGATTCAAACCTGTTCCACAATTGGGTCAAATACCACGACTAACAAATCAATGTTCTACTTTGAACAATTTACACTACCAAcagttttttgttttttcgttcttctttggtttgaaaaatttttattctcATTTTATTGGTTTTGGGTGTTTAGTTTACCTTATATAGATAGATACTCAACCCTGATATCAAAGTACCGTCAATATGAGAGGGTCGACGTTTCACAAGGTTATAAGAACCTATTCCACAACTCCTGCATCGACATCTTCAAGTATCTCCCTGACATTGGTTTTATCAAGATTGCCCATTATAACTCCCGACGTACcaaaatttgatcaacaaTTCTACAATTATCAAACAGAATTATGGAGAAGATTGATGTGGACATTTCCTAAATGGTTTTATTTTAGACCTGGGACATTATCTGAacaaaaattcaaagaaCTTAATGAAAACCCCGTGAGTTATGACCCTAAAGTAATTTATCCAAGGGGGAAGCCAGATTTAAAACATAATCGAGATCGTAGATTCAGACAATATATAAGATTACCAAAAACttataaagaagaaagtgaATTGGTTGAAGGAGAAGAAAATACACAACTGGATCAAGATATCGCTAGAAAAATTGTACCCAATTCAAGAATTACTGAAGCTGACAAAAAGAATGATTCAACTAGTttggaaagaaaattgaGTAGAACATTATATTTAGTGGTTAAACAAAGTGAATCAGATGGTGAATGGAAATTCccaaatttcaaacaacCAGAGAACGGTGACTTGGTACCTTTGCATGAATTAGCTGAAACTGGATTATATTCTATTGGTGGGAAGAAAATTAACTATTTCAATGTTTCTCGTGTGCCATGCCATGTAATTCAAGATTCCAAAGATTCCTCCAAACAATACTTTATAAAATCTCACATATTATCTGGGGCATTTGAAGCtcaagaaaaagatgttgaatttaaatggttaacaaaagaagaattgggAGAATGTTTATCAGCAGAGTATTATAAAGACATAGAGCATTTGCTAAATGATGTTTAAAAAAGTTAATGTAAATTTTACTGTACATAGTTATCATTTAATATAGATATCATTTTAGTTCAAAACTTTTACATTTAGTATACATGTAGCAATACAAATGGTGGTTGGGGGAAGGAGGAGAAGAAgccaaccaaccaaccaaccaaccaaacAACTctaatttcatattttatctatatatctttctttcctttgATTGCTTGTTGGGCAGCGAAAACTGATCGATCCAACAATGTACCAACCATCAAAACACCAGCAATGGAACTAATGACACCCAACACAAATCCTGACCAGGTTTTAGCATATTGTTGACggttaataatttttaatgGCGAGATAtcgaaattgaaattaactCCAGGAATACCTCCTCTAGCATGCAAAGTGTGTTGGTGATCTTCATCTTTCCCTCCTACTAATGGCCTATCATGAGTTATGACAGAAAATTGGTTAGTATCTATTCTATTCTTATAATCTAAACTCTCGAATCTTGTGGCAACAACTTTCAAGTAGTATGAAACAAGATGGGCTTTTTTGTGCAACATAAATTGATGATCATCTAATGGGTGGATCGAGtcaaataattcatcaGCTTGTCCATCAACGGGCATTTCGCCAAATGATAAATGATTGATTATGTGATcgaaattgaatttatctGGGTATTTGGTATATAAGGACAAGTCATGGAAATGTCTTCCTTCACGGGTAAATGAAGCACCAGGAGCAAAATCCATAGTCCCCGAAACACGATTGATCTTGGTTGTTCCCTTGATACGACAACCttcattgttgttaattCTTTCTCTTAATCTACCGACATAACCTTCCTTTTCACAttgttcaatattttcaCCATCATAAAATGACCAATGCTTCTCTGCATAAGCTCTACGGACAGTATTACAATCATTACaacaaaattgttttttatcTTGTGGTAATGCTCCGTAACAAGACCCACAATAGGCATTTTCGTCAGATCCTTCAGGTAACCCTTTAGCTAAATCagataattcaatatcattattaaaagCCGgttcatcatcttcaatttcattaacaaTCACATCACcttgtttatttttcaataatctaatttttttcaaaccggaatcaataatattcaaACTTAAATCCCCAGTAACGTCGAGTAAATCAATGGAAATCAAATCACAAGGAAGATTAATAAAACTTATATCTAAATTGATatccaattgtttattgATATCACGATCCACGACTAATTCAGGACGAGTTATAATTGTAGTATAATCAACGTATTCATTTCGAATTAAAACTAACGTTATTAAAATACATATTAAAGTAATGATCCCACCTGAAGTTGTTTTGATTCTTGCATCTTCTACTGTCTTTGCAAATGCATCAAAAGACAATAACTTTGGTCTTGACGACATGGAGGAGGGAAATGTGT from Candida albicans SC5314 chromosome 5, complete sequence encodes the following:
- a CDS encoding mitochondrial 54S ribosomal protein mL46 (Ortholog(s) have structural constituent of ribosome activity and mitochondrial large ribosomal subunit localization), coding for MRGSTFHKVIRTYSTTPASTSSSISSTLVLSRLPIITPDVPKFDQQFYNYQTELWRRLMWTFPKWFYFRPGTLSEQKFKELNENPVSYDPKVIYPRGKPDLKHNRDRRFRQYIRLPKTYKEESELVEGEENTQSDQDIARKIVPNSRITEADKKNDSTSLERKLSRTLYLVVKQSESDGEWKFPNFKQPENGDLVPLHELAETGLYSIGGKKINYFNVSRVPCHVIQDSKDSSKQYFIKSHILSGAFEAQEKDVEFKWLTKEELGECLSAEYYKDIEHLLNDV
- the ERV46 gene encoding Erv46p (Putative ER-derived vesicle protein; COPII-coated vesicle complex subunit; transcript induced by filamentous growth; Spider biofilm repressed); the protein is MSSRPKLLSFDAFAKTVEDARIKTTSGGIITLICILITLVLIRNEYVDYTTIITRPELVVDRDINKQLDINLDISFINLPCDLISIDLLDVTGDLSLNIIDSGLKKIRLLKNKQGDVIVNEIEDDEPAFNNDIELSDLAKGLPEGSDENAYCGSCYGALPQDKKQFCCNDCNTVRRAYAEKHWSFYDGENIEQCEKEGYVGRLRERINNNEGCRIKGTTKINRVSGTMDFAPGASFTREGRHFHDLSLYTKYPDKFNFDHIINHLSFGEMPVDGQADELFDSIHPLDDHQFMLHKKAHLVSYYLKVVATRFESLDYKNRIDTNQFSVITHDRPLVGGKDEDHQHTLHARGGIPGVNFNFDISPLKIINRQQYAKTWSGFVLGVISSIAGVLMVGTLLDRSVFAAQQAIKGKKDI
- a CDS encoding dioxygenase (Indoleamine 2,3-dioxygenase (IDO); rate-limiting enzyme of tryptophan catabolism via kynurenine; enzyme inhibition by 1-methyl-D,L-tryptophan increases hyphal growth; expressed in yeast and hyphae; rat catheter and Spider biofilm induced) yields the protein MTIPNIEEFDVFPNSGFLPSKLPLERLPQEYYQPWENIVNNLPSLILTKRIRAIIDKLPVLETTHLTSDEEYRRAYQILGFLAHAYIWGTDTPTDKLPSQIATPWIKVSDHLGLPPIATYASLCLWNFKQIMPSDDIWDLDNLTTINTFTGSIDESWFYLVSVYFEHKGALAITTGLDAIKCAYDNNTKGLVENLQQLAEAIDSLGSVLMKMEEMCDPHVFYFRIRPYLAGWKNMTEVGLKGVYYGEEKTVRNYAGGSNAQSSLIQFLDILLGVKHYSTGERPLPFKASTGVGAENGFMNEMREYMPGNHQKFLSKIQEITNINQYVLDHKDSHPELVLSYDACLAMLKSFRDKHIQIVTRYVVLQAKKTEKMGSSSTLRSGLARKKKEERGTGGTSLLPFLKQCRDETGDPAAGNWGQRILSDGVMRLKFSKPNGINED
- a CDS encoding uncharacterized protein (Has domain(s) with predicted heme binding, peroxidase activity and role in oxidation-reduction process, response to oxidative stress); translated protein: MIRSYIRNIILAILSPLLTTPPPLILPPPYEKIIQEITTVLSINNYDDGSLAPIILRLAWHCCATYDMTTNTGGSNGATMRFVPEITDEGNYGLDIARAALEPIKQRYPAISYADLWTLAGKVAIEYMGGPTIIWKSGRVDYTNDRCTPSNGLLPFADKDANHIRKTFTRLGYNDQQTVALIGAHGVGRCHKRFSGWEGKWTRTPKTFSNQFYVVLLNETWSQGEVPETGKTQYFNADKSLIMLNTDMELIRDKSYLHWVEIYAKDEPKFFHDFSSAFAKLLELGIKRETL